The following are from one region of the Noviherbaspirillum sedimenti genome:
- a CDS encoding ATP-binding protein: protein MKISKLHLTAFGPFTDRELDFGTHENSVVFIHGHNEAGKSSTLRAISDLRYGIPQQSRDNFLHAYRDMQLGGVFVNRQNKEYCVTRRKGRNNTLTFATGLPVQPEVEALLTCGLSKEEYETMFGLDHQRLRMGGAALLAGEGEIGAALFEASAGVRSIASVMERLDQSARTYLMPGTRGKNARINEALRHYSDHMSTYKTALVKPAAWAELFKQHQLALTQLADIERRQREVHGKLRKVTELRAVAPLIRALDAAHVTLAALESVMLLPETAATERAGAEAGLSSAQHNANLAKDRAASLRQQLEQWVLDTAVLDVAPAIERLAASAETIDTLRKDIAEAGAEVAADQSRICALAAAIHHDMAAEDVLALAPGATTKASVEQLLRELELAQHRLDQHKDAAAAQAQADSSAEASAHAPPAPEVRTALRSAQIELTRHEAGLQRKALLPSEIKAIQRSIKTTLTALGLADETALSLARPLLESEIEAAKKSHETNETERQALRQRIGEIHAALDARTAERERLLADGDVPTMDEVLAARSRRDLGWSLVRAIHVDRQATSDDAYTGGKPLVTVYEEDVRQADCVADLLASDRERATQLQACLREKAKLEHDLGKLQQELESIDARQAKQERLRTEKLAAHHLPAMAPAALREWQILFAEACALREALQARLDEQAALAAIETRLSKAMHAAILGTGVYTPAADAGLDALSSIASDIEEEFKQREREFNTAAGKRLQREEQVRQLALREKQFNAALAAAQEKVQPAYAALHLPPAIGVAAARARLVELETLVAAKTAMDASIARQSRAQGALNAIVQQCGTLAIAVNDAPPADVRLYIERLLARLRKARETETARAIAEQNLAQALASQQEHEETAARHARTLTILCEAANVASPAQLPEAEERSRRKREAQADADRTRKDLALASPRAIAELRELLHDYDTVRMDAEETGATQELTAIEERMLATRQAEESARRQLEEIDSADTAAAARENMERAAATVRTSIAPWMRSKLAHALLGEALKRFRERAQGPMLQAASAYFMQMTDGYFVRLVSDDSTDTKPVLLAQRSNGTHIRVEEMSEGTRDQLYLALRLAALEIRRSAGVDLPVVLDDVLMTSDDARAGFALKAISDFSKGHQVIVFTHHRHLVDVAEKCVTGGLLAVVSL, encoded by the coding sequence ATGAAAATTTCGAAGCTGCATTTGACTGCGTTCGGCCCGTTCACAGACCGCGAACTTGATTTCGGCACGCATGAAAACAGTGTCGTTTTCATTCATGGCCATAATGAGGCGGGCAAGTCTTCCACCCTGCGGGCCATTTCCGATTTGCGTTACGGCATACCACAGCAAAGCCGGGACAATTTCCTTCATGCGTATCGCGACATGCAGCTGGGCGGCGTATTCGTCAACCGCCAAAACAAGGAATACTGCGTCACGCGACGCAAGGGACGCAACAACACGCTCACTTTCGCCACCGGGCTTCCTGTGCAGCCGGAAGTCGAGGCGCTTCTCACCTGCGGCCTCTCCAAGGAAGAATATGAAACAATGTTCGGGCTCGATCATCAACGCCTGCGCATGGGCGGCGCAGCGCTGTTGGCCGGCGAAGGCGAAATCGGCGCAGCATTGTTCGAAGCCAGTGCCGGCGTTCGCAGCATAGCGAGCGTGATGGAACGGCTGGATCAGTCGGCACGGACCTATCTCATGCCAGGCACGCGCGGCAAGAATGCGCGCATCAATGAAGCGCTGCGGCATTACAGCGATCATATGTCGACCTACAAGACTGCGCTGGTCAAGCCAGCTGCATGGGCGGAATTATTCAAACAGCACCAGCTCGCGCTGACGCAGCTTGCCGACATCGAAAGGCGCCAGCGTGAAGTGCATGGCAAGCTGCGGAAGGTGACCGAGTTGCGAGCCGTGGCCCCCTTGATCCGTGCGCTCGATGCCGCGCATGTCACCTTGGCCGCGCTTGAAAGCGTCATGCTGCTGCCCGAGACGGCCGCCACCGAACGCGCCGGCGCTGAAGCCGGCTTGTCGTCAGCCCAGCACAATGCCAATCTCGCCAAGGATCGGGCGGCGAGCCTGCGCCAGCAGCTGGAACAATGGGTACTGGATACGGCCGTGCTGGATGTTGCACCGGCGATCGAGAGACTTGCCGCATCTGCAGAGACAATCGACACCTTGCGCAAGGATATCGCTGAAGCTGGCGCCGAAGTCGCAGCCGATCAATCACGCATCTGCGCCCTCGCCGCCGCAATCCATCACGACATGGCAGCAGAGGACGTGCTGGCGCTGGCGCCAGGAGCAACGACCAAAGCTTCGGTCGAACAATTGCTGCGCGAACTGGAACTGGCGCAGCATCGTCTCGACCAGCACAAAGACGCTGCCGCCGCCCAGGCCCAGGCTGATTCAAGCGCCGAAGCATCGGCGCATGCGCCGCCGGCCCCGGAGGTGCGGACCGCCTTGCGTAGCGCGCAAATTGAATTGACGCGTCATGAGGCCGGCCTGCAACGCAAGGCACTGTTACCCTCGGAAATCAAGGCGATACAACGATCGATCAAGACCACCCTGACTGCCCTTGGGCTTGCCGATGAAACCGCATTGAGCCTGGCAAGGCCGCTACTGGAGAGCGAGATCGAGGCGGCCAAAAAATCGCACGAGACAAACGAGACGGAACGGCAAGCGCTTCGCCAGCGTATTGGCGAGATCCATGCTGCGCTCGATGCCCGGACGGCAGAGCGCGAAAGGCTGCTCGCCGATGGCGACGTGCCGACGATGGACGAGGTGCTTGCTGCGCGCAGCCGGCGTGATCTTGGCTGGTCACTGGTGCGGGCGATTCATGTCGATCGCCAGGCCACGTCCGATGATGCCTACACAGGCGGCAAACCGTTGGTGACTGTGTACGAAGAAGACGTGCGCCAGGCCGATTGCGTGGCAGACCTGCTGGCCAGCGATAGGGAACGCGCGACACAATTGCAGGCATGTCTGCGTGAAAAAGCCAAACTGGAACACGATCTCGGCAAGCTGCAGCAAGAACTGGAGAGCATCGACGCAAGACAAGCCAAACAGGAACGCTTGCGGACAGAAAAACTGGCGGCGCACCATTTGCCTGCCATGGCGCCCGCCGCACTGCGCGAGTGGCAAATCCTGTTCGCAGAAGCCTGTGCCCTGCGCGAAGCATTGCAGGCCAGGCTGGACGAACAGGCGGCACTCGCTGCCATTGAGACCCGGCTGAGCAAGGCAATGCACGCTGCAATCCTCGGCACCGGCGTCTATACGCCAGCCGCCGATGCCGGCCTGGATGCGCTGTCATCCATCGCCAGCGACATCGAAGAGGAATTCAAGCAGCGCGAGCGTGAATTCAATACCGCAGCCGGCAAGCGCTTGCAGCGTGAAGAGCAAGTCCGGCAACTTGCATTACGCGAAAAGCAGTTCAATGCAGCGCTGGCGGCCGCGCAAGAGAAGGTACAACCGGCCTACGCGGCCCTTCATCTGCCGCCTGCCATTGGCGTGGCAGCCGCCCGTGCCCGGCTGGTGGAGCTCGAGACACTCGTGGCTGCCAAGACCGCAATGGATGCAAGCATTGCCAGGCAATCCCGCGCGCAGGGCGCGCTCAACGCCATCGTGCAACAGTGCGGCACACTGGCGATTGCGGTGAATGACGCGCCGCCGGCGGATGTGCGACTGTATATCGAACGCTTGTTGGCCAGACTGCGCAAGGCCAGAGAGACCGAGACCGCGCGCGCCATCGCGGAACAAAATCTGGCCCAGGCCCTCGCCAGCCAGCAAGAACATGAAGAAACTGCGGCGAGACATGCCCGCACCCTGACGATCCTGTGCGAAGCTGCAAACGTCGCCTCGCCAGCGCAACTGCCGGAGGCCGAGGAACGATCGCGCCGCAAGCGCGAGGCCCAGGCTGACGCCGACCGCACCCGCAAAGACCTCGCATTGGCATCGCCACGTGCCATTGCCGAATTGCGCGAACTGCTGCACGATTACGACACCGTTCGCATGGATGCGGAGGAAACTGGCGCAACGCAGGAGCTGACAGCCATTGAAGAGCGAATGCTTGCTACGCGACAGGCGGAAGAGTCGGCCAGACGCCAGCTTGAAGAGATCGATAGCGCCGACACTGCTGCGGCAGCGCGCGAAAACATGGAACGTGCTGCGGCCACCGTGCGCACTTCGATCGCACCCTGGATGCGCTCAAAACTTGCCCACGCCCTGCTGGGAGAAGCATTGAAACGATTCCGCGAACGCGCCCAGGGACCGATGCTGCAGGCGGCATCGGCTTACTTCATGCAGATGACGGATGGATATTTTGTGCGTCTGGTGAGCGATGACAGCACCGACACCAAGCCTGTCCTGCTGGCGCAGCGATCGAATGGCACGCATATCCGCGTAGAAGAAATGAGCGAAGGAACACGCGACCAGCTGTATCTGGCCTTACGGCTGGCTGCGCTGGAAATCCGGCGCAGCGCCGGCGTGGACTTGCCGGTTGTGCTGGACGATGTGCTGATGACCTCTGACGATGCCAGGGCGGGCTTTGCCCTGAAGGCGATCAGCGATTTTTCGAAAGGACACCAGGTCATCGTGTTCACCCACCATCGCCATTTGGTCGATGTCGCGGAAAAGTGCGTCACGGGGGGCCTGCTGGCGGTGGTGAGTCTATAG
- a CDS encoding metallophosphoesterase family protein, translated as MKFIHAADLHIDSPLRGLDSYEGAPVERLRGATRQALIALVELAIEQQVDFVILAGDIYDGNWMDFRTGLFFREQMLRLTRAGIRVYMVKGNHDAESQITKQLPAVDGVHVFKSTSCETFTIDELAVALHGRSFPSRAVPEDLVEHYPPARAGMFNIGVLHTSLTGRTGHDPYAPTTVDILCSKGYDYFALGHVHAREVVRDKNPRIVYPGNLQGRHAREIGPKGCELVTVTGGTISHSEFVALDVVRWHQAQLDITGVDSIDAFARNFMQQAARLVAGERERLHALRVLVTGESDLVRIEAEQPGTIAAAIQAATQDFDEADLWIEQVQLELRAPLDRAPAAKRQDAVGEVVRLVDEIAADDLRLQEWALAQLSGMGTLPLGLADCDPTTLDPAVLRAALADAEATVLAHLGATEAVGAAQ; from the coding sequence TTGAAATTCATCCACGCAGCAGACTTGCATATCGACAGCCCCTTGCGCGGGCTCGACAGCTATGAAGGGGCGCCAGTTGAACGCCTGCGTGGCGCCACCCGCCAGGCTTTAATCGCATTGGTCGAACTGGCAATTGAGCAGCAGGTCGACTTCGTCATCCTCGCCGGAGATATCTATGATGGCAACTGGATGGATTTCCGCACGGGTCTTTTCTTCCGTGAGCAGATGCTGCGCCTGACTCGTGCAGGCATTCGTGTCTATATGGTCAAGGGCAATCACGACGCCGAAAGTCAAATCACCAAGCAACTCCCGGCGGTAGACGGCGTCCACGTTTTCAAATCGACGTCATGTGAAACCTTCACCATTGATGAGCTCGCTGTCGCCTTGCACGGCCGCAGCTTTCCCAGCCGCGCCGTGCCGGAGGACCTGGTCGAGCACTATCCGCCGGCCAGGGCCGGCATGTTCAACATCGGCGTGCTGCATACCAGCCTGACCGGACGCACCGGGCATGACCCTTACGCCCCTACCACGGTGGACATACTCTGTTCAAAAGGCTACGATTATTTTGCCCTCGGCCATGTCCATGCCCGGGAAGTCGTTCGTGACAAGAACCCCAGGATTGTCTATCCGGGCAACCTGCAGGGCCGCCACGCCAGGGAAATCGGCCCCAAAGGTTGCGAGCTCGTGACCGTCACCGGGGGCACGATCAGCCATTCGGAGTTCGTGGCACTGGACGTGGTGCGCTGGCATCAGGCGCAACTGGATATTACAGGCGTCGATAGCATCGATGCCTTTGCACGCAATTTCATGCAACAGGCGGCCAGACTTGTTGCCGGCGAGCGCGAGCGCTTGCATGCCCTCCGCGTGCTTGTCACAGGCGAGTCGGATCTGGTTCGTATCGAAGCCGAGCAACCCGGCACCATCGCGGCCGCAATTCAGGCGGCTACGCAAGATTTCGACGAGGCAGACTTATGGATTGAACAAGTCCAGCTCGAATTGCGTGCGCCGCTGGACCGGGCGCCGGCAGCAAAACGGCAAGACGCGGTTGGCGAGGTGGTCCGACTGGTGGACGAGATTGCCGCGGACGATCTGCGACTGCAGGAATGGGCATTGGCCCAGCTGAGCGGCATGGGCACCCTGCCCCTTGGCCTCGCCGATTGTGACCCGACCACACTGGATCCCGCTGTACTGCGCGCCGCGCTCGCCGACGCCGAAGCCACCGTGCTCGCCCATCTCGGCGCAACCGAAGCCGTCGGAGCGGCGCAATGA
- a CDS encoding AAA family ATPase: MENFPKKELAKVIQSGLTDSPSAFALSVGRLVAKLKHVDLELAQELSAMLPNGSALRGTDSFTPTPVDIDSRMQLVEVLSPVILDKKPVLAEKIKAVLDACLKEWASIDLLLKEGLAPAHMLLFCGLPGTGKTLAAHWLAQELKLPLLTLNLATVMSSYLGKTGSNLKAVFDHAISRPCVLLLDEFDAIAKRRDDGSDVGELKRLVNVLLQALDDWPANSMLVAATNHGELLDPAVWRRFDVVINFEKPDAPLIEQYLHDMPITDAFRQSLAKLLEGESFSAIAALVLSARKRALLEKTELQPQLFKLAVHSCTSRGHMAKPLDGEMLLMHLEGYSRREIAAHFGKTHPTVSSVIKRYLGE, encoded by the coding sequence GTGGAAAATTTTCCTAAAAAAGAACTCGCCAAGGTTATCCAATCTGGCTTGACCGACTCTCCCAGCGCATTTGCGCTTTCCGTCGGTCGCTTGGTTGCGAAATTAAAGCACGTCGACCTGGAGCTGGCCCAAGAATTGTCGGCGATGCTGCCTAATGGCAGCGCGCTCCGAGGCACTGACTCGTTCACGCCGACGCCGGTCGATATCGATTCGCGCATGCAGCTAGTCGAAGTCCTGTCTCCGGTCATTCTGGACAAAAAGCCGGTTTTAGCTGAAAAAATCAAGGCCGTACTCGATGCCTGCCTCAAGGAATGGGCCAGCATAGACCTGCTTCTAAAGGAAGGGTTGGCGCCGGCACACATGCTGCTCTTTTGTGGACTTCCTGGCACAGGCAAGACCCTGGCAGCGCATTGGCTCGCCCAAGAGCTGAAGCTCCCGCTGCTGACTCTAAACCTGGCGACCGTCATGAGCAGCTATCTGGGCAAAACCGGTAGCAACTTGAAGGCCGTATTTGATCACGCGATCTCGCGCCCCTGCGTGTTACTGCTTGATGAATTCGACGCGATCGCCAAAAGGCGTGATGACGGCAGCGATGTCGGTGAACTCAAGCGTCTAGTCAATGTCCTGCTTCAGGCCCTCGATGACTGGCCAGCCAATTCAATGCTAGTGGCGGCAACCAATCACGGCGAACTGCTCGATCCTGCCGTATGGCGTCGCTTTGACGTCGTCATCAACTTTGAAAAACCGGATGCCCCGTTGATTGAGCAGTACCTGCATGATATGCCCATTACCGACGCCTTCCGGCAATCTCTGGCCAAGCTACTGGAAGGGGAGTCGTTTAGCGCCATTGCGGCGTTGGTGCTGTCCGCACGCAAGCGCGCCTTGCTCGAAAAGACCGAGTTGCAGCCACAGCTTTTCAAGCTGGCTGTGCACTCCTGTACCAGCCGCGGCCATATGGCCAAGCCACTCGACGGCGAAATGTTATTGATGCACCTTGAAGGATATTCGAGGCGGGAAATCGCCGCGCATTTTGGCAAAACCCATCCCACCGTTAGCAGTGTCATCAAGCGTTACCTAGGAGAATAA
- a CDS encoding S8 family peptidase has product MQGTNIILGYGETLTHGHALKRGSGEKKYPYGIDEQRPWLGAQLTALRQANAAVPAIAKPRDQNVAKITLHPTFLAKSHHPSTLFASTGLRCIGSRATTVTPRKETRAKKEPEPTHTAVLFVAGSDQDFDHLGLFLRSHNTAKVHQQALCRLELISPFASTEKNFLGHDAHGEARLEVVLHAAEEDQDIVGSFVAYVATLGGKADTKRMLIVSGLTFMPVHLAAEKVDVLGLFQFVRVVRAMPSLRMGGKPMRAIGAPGTALPIQPAIDQSLKVGIFDAGVGHSSLAPWVNEIILPGTHNTTAECLGHGNGVTSTVLFGPLNKTAPFARPYANVRHYRCISPGVTEDQGVQDVDLYSVLKNIDTVLKTQPLDFVNFSLGPYMPMEDDEVHPWTALIDKHLASGSTFATVAVGNDGDKPWPMSRVQPPSDMVNALAVGACDSAADKWQRAPYSSFGPGRSPGLVKPDGLSFGGSDAEPFIVYNALAGQLMEVQGTSYSAPATMHTAIGIKASLTSPLNMLALRALMNHHASRDPEMAMSEVGHGRFPQTVDEVLQCPDNEVRVIYQGTLKAGQNMRALIPFPTIALNGRVTLRATLCFASHTDPEHAVNYTRAGLTVLLRPKKNVSTTMSFFSTSKMYTTELEARVGEHKWETTLRHEHDFNATTLNDPLFDITYGAREDGQAVDNSTLPPLPYAMIVTVSVENTPGIYNNIRQRYQTLLPLDIRQEVRIQATGQGGQS; this is encoded by the coding sequence ATGCAGGGTACGAACATCATTCTGGGCTATGGTGAAACCCTCACCCATGGACACGCACTTAAACGCGGTTCGGGCGAGAAGAAATACCCCTATGGCATCGATGAGCAACGGCCTTGGCTGGGCGCGCAGTTGACGGCGCTACGCCAGGCTAACGCCGCAGTGCCGGCGATCGCCAAGCCGCGAGATCAGAATGTTGCGAAGATAACCCTGCACCCGACGTTTTTGGCAAAAAGCCATCACCCTAGCACGCTGTTTGCCTCCACAGGGCTGCGTTGCATCGGCAGCCGCGCTACCACCGTTACGCCGCGCAAGGAAACCCGCGCGAAGAAGGAGCCTGAACCAACCCACACTGCGGTGCTGTTTGTTGCGGGGAGCGATCAGGATTTCGACCATCTTGGATTGTTCCTGCGCTCCCACAATACCGCCAAGGTACACCAGCAGGCACTATGCCGTCTGGAGCTGATCAGTCCTTTCGCGTCCACCGAAAAGAATTTTCTCGGCCATGACGCACACGGCGAGGCACGGCTCGAAGTCGTGCTGCATGCCGCCGAAGAAGATCAGGATATCGTCGGCTCCTTTGTCGCTTACGTCGCCACCCTGGGCGGCAAAGCGGATACAAAGCGCATGTTGATCGTCTCGGGCCTGACTTTCATGCCAGTCCACCTCGCCGCCGAAAAGGTGGATGTGCTGGGACTGTTCCAATTCGTGCGCGTGGTACGGGCGATGCCATCGCTTCGCATGGGCGGCAAGCCAATGCGCGCCATCGGGGCGCCTGGCACTGCGCTTCCTATCCAGCCTGCAATTGACCAGAGCCTGAAGGTGGGCATCTTTGATGCGGGCGTCGGTCACTCCAGCCTGGCGCCTTGGGTGAACGAGATTATCTTGCCAGGCACACACAATACAACAGCCGAGTGCTTGGGGCACGGCAACGGTGTCACCAGCACAGTACTGTTCGGTCCGCTGAACAAGACCGCACCGTTTGCGCGCCCCTATGCAAATGTGCGCCACTACCGCTGCATCAGCCCCGGCGTCACCGAGGATCAGGGCGTGCAGGATGTGGATCTGTACAGCGTCCTGAAAAATATCGACACGGTCCTCAAAACGCAGCCACTCGATTTCGTCAATTTCAGTCTTGGCCCCTACATGCCGATGGAAGACGACGAGGTCCATCCCTGGACAGCGCTGATCGACAAGCACCTTGCATCGGGTAGCACGTTCGCGACCGTGGCAGTGGGCAATGATGGCGACAAGCCATGGCCGATGTCGCGTGTTCAGCCACCATCGGACATGGTCAATGCGCTCGCTGTTGGAGCCTGCGATAGCGCCGCCGATAAGTGGCAGCGCGCCCCGTACAGCTCGTTCGGTCCAGGGCGCAGTCCAGGTCTCGTCAAACCTGATGGACTGAGTTTCGGCGGTTCCGATGCCGAGCCATTTATTGTTTATAACGCCCTCGCAGGGCAATTGATGGAAGTGCAGGGCACGAGCTACAGTGCTCCAGCGACCATGCACACAGCTATCGGCATCAAGGCTTCGCTCACTTCCCCACTTAATATGCTGGCCTTGCGCGCGCTGATGAACCATCACGCCAGCCGTGATCCTGAAATGGCCATGAGCGAAGTCGGGCACGGACGCTTCCCGCAAACTGTGGACGAGGTGCTGCAATGCCCGGATAACGAGGTGCGCGTAATTTATCAGGGAACGCTGAAGGCGGGTCAGAACATGCGTGCACTCATCCCGTTCCCGACCATTGCGCTCAACGGCCGCGTGACGCTGCGTGCCACCCTGTGTTTTGCCAGCCACACCGATCCAGAGCATGCTGTGAACTATACGCGGGCAGGTCTAACGGTGCTGCTGCGGCCGAAAAAAAATGTCAGCACCACCATGTCCTTCTTCAGCACCTCGAAAATGTACACGACCGAACTCGAAGCACGCGTAGGCGAACACAAATGGGAAACAACGCTACGCCATGAGCACGATTTCAACGCAACCACGCTCAATGACCCGCTGTTCGATATCACTTACGGTGCTCGCGAGGATGGGCAGGCCGTTGATAACAGCACCTTGCCGCCGCTGCCTTACGCCATGATCGTCACTGTGTCTGTCGAAAACACACCGGGGATCTACAATAATATCCGTCAGCGCTACCAGACGCTGCTGCCTCTGGATATCCGCCAAGAGGTGCGAATTCAGGCCACTGGCCAAGGAGGGCAGAGTTAA
- a CDS encoding ImmA/IrrE family metallo-endopeptidase, whose translation MILKFNENLLSPGEKLLWEYGIVTPDEIDLEAIAADRGLSIRRRPLDGADARLVATATAGIITVNASTSEKRQRFSIGHELGHWERDRKHGLINLCSKSDLAQHNQIAKNSEAEANIFSADLILPPYLVSTRTEGKEASIDLILNVAEEFRTSREATGIRIARLVRSPAMIMMFSQHGRKWAIKNSAWPHYVNPVGVVHHDSPSMDLLFRGANGAKTRDQKEPALRWLIGENLRMVDVKVQSVKLASNDILSIVRL comes from the coding sequence TTGCTGTGGGAGTATGGCATTGTCACGCCGGACGAAATTGATCTGGAAGCGATTGCCGCAGACCGTGGACTTTCTATCAGGCGCCGCCCTCTCGACGGTGCGGATGCGCGGCTGGTCGCAACAGCAACTGCCGGGATCATCACCGTGAACGCCTCCACGAGCGAAAAGCGGCAACGATTTTCTATTGGACATGAGCTGGGTCACTGGGAACGTGATCGAAAACATGGACTCATCAATCTATGCTCTAAATCCGACCTGGCTCAGCACAACCAGATCGCAAAAAATAGCGAGGCCGAAGCCAACATATTCAGCGCGGACCTCATCCTTCCGCCTTACCTGGTTTCGACAAGGACGGAAGGTAAAGAAGCATCCATCGACCTCATTCTGAACGTGGCAGAGGAATTTCGTACCAGCCGTGAAGCCACTGGCATCCGGATTGCCAGACTCGTCCGCTCGCCTGCGATGATCATGATGTTTAGCCAGCATGGGCGCAAATGGGCCATTAAGAACTCAGCATGGCCTCATTACGTCAACCCGGTTGGCGTCGTACATCACGACAGCCCATCAATGGATCTGCTCTTCAGAGGCGCAAACGGGGCGAAAACGCGGGATCAAAAGGAGCCCGCGCTGCGTTGGCTTATTGGTGAAAACCTGCGAATGGTCGATGTCAAAGTGCAGTCAGTAAAACTTGCCAGCAATGACATCCTGTCTATTGTGCGGCTATGA